Proteins co-encoded in one Acidithiobacillus caldus ATCC 51756 genomic window:
- the rplU gene encoding 50S ribosomal protein L21 gives MYAVIENGGKQYRVAVGDKLRLEKIEAEPGSELTLDRVLMLGEGSDARVGTPTLSGALVKATVLAQGRAAKVHIFKMRRRKHYRKQQGHRQYFTEVRITGIEG, from the coding sequence ATGTACGCGGTCATTGAAAACGGTGGCAAGCAGTACCGTGTCGCGGTGGGCGACAAACTGCGGCTCGAAAAAATCGAGGCGGAACCCGGCAGCGAACTCACCTTGGATCGGGTATTGATGCTGGGCGAGGGTAGCGATGCCCGGGTCGGGACGCCCACGCTCAGCGGCGCACTGGTCAAGGCCACGGTCCTCGCCCAGGGGCGCGCCGCCAAGGTCCACATTTTCAAGATGCGTCGGCGTAAGCACTACCGGAAGCAGCAGGGGCATCGTCAGTATTTCACCGAAGTACGCATCACCGGTATCGAAGGCTAA
- a CDS encoding TDT family transporter translates to MRLLSAAPGRDPREIVRHFTPNWFAANMGTGILALMLAAFPYGHWGQLEIARGLWAVNVFFFVLFAALFTGRALFYPRSFAKLFEHPVQSLFIGAIPMGFATIINGLLDFWPITPQTLAIAQGLWWVDVLMALISALLIPFFMFTAHEHSIERMTAAWLLPIVPPEVSAASGGLLAQHLSPALARPVVYVSYVLWSISVLLALAVLAILLLRLTLHKLPHRDMAVSTWLPLGPLGTGAFAMLTLGKADVLAFAGTPLASMANFGQLAGILVALVLWGFGLWWMVMAVAFTLRYLREGLPFNMGWWGFTFPLGVFDAATYGLGEVTDFGPLTVLGAVFTVLLAGFWIVVTQRSFVGMWTGALFRAPCLSEETGLPAPACSEGTVPPGQRPDLMASLRR, encoded by the coding sequence ATGCGATTGCTGTCCGCCGCCCCCGGTCGGGATCCTCGGGAAATCGTTCGTCACTTCACCCCCAACTGGTTTGCCGCCAACATGGGCACGGGTATCCTCGCGTTGATGCTGGCGGCCTTTCCCTATGGCCACTGGGGACAGCTGGAGATCGCCCGCGGGCTCTGGGCCGTCAACGTCTTCTTCTTCGTCCTGTTCGCTGCCCTGTTCACGGGGCGGGCGCTGTTTTACCCCCGCAGTTTTGCGAAGCTTTTCGAGCATCCGGTGCAGTCGCTTTTCATCGGCGCCATTCCCATGGGATTTGCAACCATCATCAACGGGTTGCTGGATTTTTGGCCGATCACTCCGCAGACCCTCGCCATTGCCCAGGGCCTGTGGTGGGTCGATGTCCTGATGGCCTTGATCTCCGCCTTGCTCATTCCCTTTTTCATGTTTACGGCCCACGAGCACAGTATCGAGCGGATGACCGCCGCGTGGCTGCTTCCCATCGTTCCGCCGGAGGTGAGTGCGGCCAGCGGCGGCCTTTTGGCCCAGCACCTGTCTCCCGCCCTTGCGCGACCCGTGGTCTATGTGAGTTACGTGCTGTGGAGCATCTCCGTGCTCCTGGCCCTGGCGGTGCTGGCCATCCTCCTGCTTCGCCTGACCCTGCACAAGCTTCCCCACCGCGACATGGCCGTGTCCACCTGGCTACCCCTGGGTCCCTTGGGGACTGGCGCCTTCGCCATGCTTACCCTGGGCAAGGCCGATGTCCTGGCTTTTGCAGGGACTCCGCTGGCCTCCATGGCGAACTTCGGCCAGCTGGCGGGTATTCTGGTTGCCCTCGTGCTCTGGGGCTTTGGCCTGTGGTGGATGGTCATGGCCGTCGCCTTCACCCTGCGTTATCTGCGCGAGGGTCTGCCCTTCAACATGGGCTGGTGGGGCTTCACCTTTCCCTTGGGGGTGTTCGACGCTGCCACCTACGGCCTTGGCGAGGTGACGGATTTTGGCCCGCTGACCGTGCTCGGTGCCGTTTTCACGGTGCTGCTGGCGGGGTTCTGGATCGTCGTCACGCAGCGTAGCTTTGTGGGGATGTGGACCGGCGCGCTGTTCCGAGCCCCCTGCCTCTCCGAGGAGACGGGTCTGCCGGCGCCAGCCTGTTCCGAGGGCACTGTGCCTCCCGGGCAGCGGCCAGACCTCATGGCCAGCCTGCGCCGGTAA
- the tolB gene encoding Tol-Pal system beta propeller repeat protein TolB, producing the protein MSANSSLPRLTPPRRPFLARAVLLCGTLALAPLAQATLLVHVAKAVRSSDPVAVPDFGAGPAGQPSIAQIVRQDLRYSGYFHVIAPDLYPADPHAVRGLSSTAWTKTGALTLVLGSVQSAGQDYRVQAYVVNLLDDKVIAARRFSGAAASYHQMGQDVANLVYRAVTGHPGPFRGHIAFVDARGGQFRLQVAASDGWHPRTVLRGRIPVISPAWSPGHGHLAYVSYRHQHSVIYIQNLRNGQRREVPGHGAAQSAPAYSPGGHYLAFARVWGHGRTEIVRLNLADGQERVLTREGTVNTSPVWTPSGRHILFVSNRDGSAQIFQMNRNGGGVRRLSFNGGYNVSPAISPNGRWIGFIHADAGILSLAVMDRQGGDLRVLYAGANCERPSFAPDGRMLLFNTHQGGRKVLAEVAINGKGLHFLQLPGQANEGSWDFV; encoded by the coding sequence GTGTCGGCCAACTCCTCTCTTCCTCGCCTCACGCCGCCACGGCGTCCCTTCCTGGCGCGCGCCGTCTTGCTGTGCGGCACGCTGGCACTGGCACCGCTGGCTCAGGCCACCTTGCTGGTGCACGTGGCCAAGGCCGTGCGCAGCAGCGATCCCGTAGCGGTCCCGGATTTTGGCGCGGGTCCGGCAGGTCAGCCATCCATTGCCCAGATCGTGCGCCAGGATCTGCGTTACAGCGGCTATTTTCACGTCATCGCGCCGGACCTCTATCCGGCGGACCCGCACGCGGTCAGGGGTCTTTCCTCCACCGCCTGGACGAAGACCGGCGCCTTGACGCTGGTCCTCGGTTCAGTGCAGAGCGCGGGGCAGGATTACCGAGTGCAGGCGTATGTCGTGAATCTCCTGGACGACAAGGTCATTGCTGCCCGCCGCTTCAGCGGCGCTGCTGCGAGCTATCACCAGATGGGCCAGGACGTCGCCAATCTCGTGTATCGTGCCGTCACCGGCCATCCCGGTCCTTTTCGCGGCCACATCGCCTTCGTCGATGCGCGGGGCGGGCAGTTTCGCTTGCAGGTGGCTGCCAGTGATGGCTGGCATCCGCGTACGGTCCTGCGTGGTCGTATCCCCGTCATCTCCCCGGCCTGGTCGCCGGGGCATGGGCATCTCGCCTATGTCAGCTACCGCCACCAACACTCCGTCATCTATATCCAGAATTTGCGCAACGGCCAGCGACGCGAGGTACCGGGGCATGGGGCGGCGCAGAGCGCGCCAGCCTATTCCCCCGGGGGCCACTACTTGGCCTTTGCCCGCGTCTGGGGCCATGGTCGTACGGAAATCGTCCGACTGAATCTCGCCGACGGCCAGGAACGGGTCCTGACTCGGGAGGGGACCGTCAACACCAGCCCCGTTTGGACCCCCAGCGGGCGGCACATCCTCTTTGTTTCCAACCGCGACGGTAGTGCCCAGATTTTCCAGATGAACCGAAATGGAGGCGGGGTGCGTCGATTGAGCTTCAACGGCGGCTACAACGTATCACCGGCGATCTCCCCCAATGGCCGCTGGATCGGCTTCATTCACGCCGACGCTGGCATTTTGAGTCTGGCCGTCATGGATCGTCAGGGCGGCGATCTGCGGGTGCTCTATGCCGGCGCCAATTGCGAACGCCCCAGCTTTGCCCCGGATGGGCGTATGCTGCTCTTCAACACGCACCAGGGCGGGCGCAAGGTTCTGGCGGAAGTCGCCATCAACGGCAAGGGCCTGCATTTCCTGCAACTACCTGGGCAGGCCAACGAGGGCAGCTGGGATTTCGTCTAA
- a CDS encoding LysR family transcriptional regulator, which produces MTRHRIDPALLLLWARVTRAGNLHVAAEGLFLTQPAISHRLKQLQEQAGEPLYRRARHGIVPTPLGLRLAKLGEEIELALEEAEHLCQSTEGLLHGSVRILASNSNAELLLPGALARFRSNHPGIHLRLTTSNSRQARLHRDEADLVFVEDDLPEPREARWVQECLLRTRIVLLLPAQHPLAASAAPVHLHSLQESTLIWRESGSGIREAALQAFRDLGLHPEIRFELSGLAAIRDGVRAGLGLAFVSATQNSEPSPGLVTRELVPEIPHRLAVLYRDPLDRASDTLLQHIRAAIPKLMPTE; this is translated from the coding sequence ATGACGCGTCACCGTATCGATCCCGCTCTCCTGCTCCTTTGGGCCCGGGTGACGCGGGCCGGTAACCTCCACGTGGCTGCGGAGGGACTCTTTCTGACCCAACCGGCCATCTCACACCGCCTCAAACAGCTCCAGGAACAAGCTGGGGAGCCGCTCTACCGGCGCGCTCGCCACGGTATCGTTCCGACACCCTTGGGTCTCCGCCTGGCAAAACTCGGAGAAGAGATCGAACTGGCCCTGGAAGAGGCAGAGCATCTCTGCCAGTCCACGGAAGGACTGCTGCATGGCTCCGTACGCATACTGGCCAGCAACAGCAATGCGGAACTGCTGCTCCCGGGCGCGCTGGCGCGCTTTCGCAGCAACCACCCGGGTATCCACCTGCGCCTGACCACCAGCAACAGCCGTCAGGCACGTTTGCATCGGGACGAGGCGGATCTGGTCTTCGTCGAAGACGATCTGCCCGAGCCGCGGGAGGCCCGCTGGGTACAGGAATGTCTGCTCCGTACCCGTATCGTCCTGCTGCTACCGGCTCAGCACCCCCTTGCCGCCAGCGCGGCCCCGGTCCACCTCCACAGCCTCCAGGAAAGCACGCTGATCTGGCGGGAGTCCGGCTCTGGCATCCGCGAGGCGGCTCTACAGGCCTTTCGTGACCTCGGTCTGCATCCCGAAATTCGTTTCGAGCTCAGTGGCCTCGCCGCCATCCGCGATGGCGTGCGCGCCGGACTCGGACTGGCCTTCGTCAGCGCCACCCAAAACAGTGAACCTTCGCCGGGTCTCGTTACCCGCGAGCTGGTTCCCGAGATTCCGCACCGCCTGGCCGTGCTCTATCGCGATCCGCTGGATCGTGCCAGCGATACCCTGCTGCAACATATTCGCGCCGCGATCCCTAAACTCATGCCAACGGAATAG